Proteins found in one Corynebacterium sanguinis genomic segment:
- a CDS encoding heavy metal translocating P-type ATPase yields MREALERSIAEARQAAIVAGFDPDTPHEVGDEAGTFPRTSYAFELTGLEDAPQLCDIEEALERIDGVSARLVYPSATAWITAPEGMDPARITAVIAEFGVQARMTDSTLRRRAVGRRATDHPMPRRGTRGMTGKMRRLRRFEELSLSEKRAAGFMRGDFERSPRSQTDLLFTARDLVTPLRMWVAVLLTIPVLVMSYVPQAQFAGWQWVCLALATPVALWCAWPFHRAMAGGVRRGISALDGASSIAVIASFLWALCALLFTRAGDIGWQSSGEWLPTRRGDGIELFLDVACGVTALLLVGRYNSIRVRSYLLEDMERRRPDPNREFTVIRRGRTSGKVVKEQLPASELNRGDDVVLGPGDIIPVDGDIVGGSCMLRSPLINTRELLEAKVGSRIYSGELIKSGTVKVRVARTGHATRWAVVHKWVEDASKRENVATMLSTRSASLLIPAAYFIAGADFLIWLLITGDFNKAFSTALAILAVVAPVALAISPALALRLGIESAARNGILLRDGHTFRVLETTDTAVFNRVGTLATPEMQVETVTAERGEDPDIVLRVASVLAVESDNPMAKALVKSARESRDTRSKDASLPTWIELSNEVDSADGEFAGRLTLTFEEDDGEERTEVIEASLWRPTDLSRLRGRLAVAATSGGTPIVVRYRGKDRGVITFYDPVKPDAIDAVERLEDMGVETVMLTRDTYPVARRFADFLGVSNVLAGVRAADKPGAVRALHTQGATVAMVGDHTVMGVLRVADVGILYASDKAIDSRLSKVAENAEVVLLRDDVMAVPQLIALARRVCGIIDSNMLFAWIYNIAAIALAVAGVLPPMGATLVMLGCTLIIEARSARARRFPL; encoded by the coding sequence GTGAGGGAGGCACTCGAACGCTCGATCGCGGAGGCTCGCCAGGCCGCGATTGTGGCAGGGTTCGACCCGGACACCCCGCACGAGGTGGGCGATGAGGCGGGGACTTTCCCACGCACTTCCTACGCTTTCGAGCTCACCGGCCTCGAGGACGCCCCGCAGCTGTGCGATATCGAAGAAGCGCTAGAGCGTATCGACGGCGTCTCGGCACGTCTCGTCTACCCCTCAGCGACGGCGTGGATCACCGCCCCCGAGGGCATGGACCCGGCACGTATCACCGCGGTCATCGCGGAGTTCGGCGTGCAGGCGCGGATGACGGACTCGACGCTGCGCCGCCGCGCCGTGGGCAGGCGCGCAACCGACCACCCGATGCCACGCCGCGGCACCCGCGGCATGACGGGCAAGATGCGCCGACTGCGCCGCTTCGAAGAGTTGTCCTTGAGCGAGAAGCGGGCGGCGGGATTCATGCGCGGCGACTTCGAACGCTCGCCGCGCTCCCAAACCGACCTGCTGTTTACCGCCCGCGACCTGGTCACCCCGCTGCGCATGTGGGTCGCGGTCCTGCTCACCATCCCCGTGCTGGTGATGAGCTACGTGCCCCAGGCGCAGTTTGCCGGCTGGCAGTGGGTGTGCCTGGCGCTTGCCACCCCGGTGGCGCTGTGGTGCGCTTGGCCGTTCCACCGCGCGATGGCCGGAGGCGTGCGCCGCGGCATTTCCGCGCTCGACGGGGCGAGCTCGATCGCGGTGATCGCCTCGTTCCTGTGGGCCCTGTGCGCGCTGCTGTTTACACGCGCGGGAGACATCGGCTGGCAATCCAGCGGCGAATGGCTGCCCACCCGCCGCGGCGACGGCATCGAGCTCTTCCTCGACGTCGCTTGCGGTGTCACAGCCCTGTTGCTGGTGGGCCGCTACAACTCAATCCGCGTGCGCTCTTACCTGCTTGAGGACATGGAGCGGCGCCGGCCCGACCCGAACCGCGAGTTCACGGTCATCCGGCGCGGCCGCACCTCCGGCAAGGTGGTCAAGGAGCAGCTTCCTGCCTCCGAGCTCAACCGCGGCGACGACGTGGTCCTGGGCCCCGGCGACATCATTCCCGTCGACGGCGACATCGTCGGCGGCTCGTGCATGCTGCGCTCGCCGCTGATCAACACGCGCGAATTGCTTGAAGCCAAAGTCGGTTCGCGCATCTACTCCGGTGAGCTGATCAAGTCCGGCACGGTGAAGGTGCGCGTCGCGCGTACTGGCCACGCCACACGGTGGGCCGTCGTGCACAAGTGGGTCGAGGATGCCTCGAAGCGCGAGAACGTTGCCACCATGCTCTCGACGCGCTCGGCCAGCCTGCTCATCCCCGCGGCCTACTTCATTGCCGGGGCGGATTTCCTGATCTGGTTGCTGATCACGGGCGACTTCAACAAGGCCTTTTCCACCGCGCTGGCCATCCTCGCGGTGGTCGCCCCGGTCGCGCTGGCGATCTCGCCGGCGCTGGCGCTGCGCCTCGGCATTGAATCGGCCGCCCGGAACGGCATTTTGCTTCGCGACGGCCACACGTTCCGCGTGCTGGAGACGACGGACACGGCGGTGTTCAACCGGGTGGGCACCCTGGCCACGCCGGAGATGCAGGTGGAAACGGTGACCGCGGAGCGCGGTGAGGACCCCGACATTGTGCTGCGCGTCGCGTCCGTGCTGGCGGTAGAGTCGGACAACCCGATGGCGAAGGCGCTGGTCAAATCCGCCCGCGAATCCCGGGACACGCGCTCGAAGGACGCGTCGCTGCCGACGTGGATCGAGCTGAGCAACGAGGTCGACAGCGCCGACGGGGAGTTCGCTGGCCGGCTCACGCTCACGTTTGAGGAAGACGACGGCGAGGAGCGCACGGAGGTCATCGAGGCCTCGCTGTGGCGCCCGACGGACCTGTCGCGTCTGCGCGGCCGCTTGGCCGTCGCCGCGACCAGCGGCGGCACCCCCATCGTGGTGCGCTACAGGGGCAAGGACCGCGGCGTGATCACCTTCTACGACCCGGTGAAGCCCGACGCCATCGACGCCGTTGAGCGCCTCGAGGACATGGGCGTGGAAACGGTGATGCTCACCCGCGACACCTACCCGGTGGCGCGGCGCTTCGCCGACTTCCTCGGGGTGTCCAACGTGCTTGCGGGCGTGCGCGCCGCCGACAAGCCGGGCGCGGTGCGCGCTCTGCACACCCAGGGTGCGACGGTGGCGATGGTGGGCGACCACACGGTCATGGGCGTGCTACGCGTTGCCGACGTGGGCATCCTCTACGCCAGCGACAAGGCCATCGACAGCCGCCTGAGCAAGGTCGCCGAAAACGCCGAGGTCGTGCTCTTGCGTGACGACGTCATGGCGGTGCCTCAGCTCATCGCCTTGGCGCGCCGGGTGTGCGGCATCATCGACTCGAACATGCTGTTCGCGTGGATTTACAACATCGCCGCCATCGCGCTGGCGGTCGCCGGCGTGCTGCCCCCGATGGGCGCGACGCTGGTGATGCTGGGCTGCACGCTCATCATTGAGGCACGCTCGGCTCGGGCGCGTCGCTTCCCGCTGTAG
- the hemE gene encoding uroporphyrinogen decarboxylase yields the protein MTSRELTHAPIIDAAYGRTPTRTPVWFMRQAGRSLPEYRQVREGIAMLDSCFIPELLAEITLQPVRRHDVDAAILFSDIVVPLKAAGVDVEIVPGRGPVMGQAVRSREDVDKLPVLEGDVEEVARGIRIILDELTDAQALIGFVGAPFTLASYLVEGGPSKNHEKTKAMMHGEPETWHALMEKLVPTIVAFLRTQVTAGIDAMQLFDSWAGFLTERDYREHVLPYSVEILRSVEGEIPRIHFGVATGELLGAMSEAGSEVMGVDWRVPLDVAARRFATPRVLQGNLDPAILFAGPEVVRGEVRRIKEEAARAIERGDATGHIFNLGHGVLPTTDADAITEAVAMIHEEA from the coding sequence ATGACTAGTCGTGAGTTGACACACGCCCCGATCATCGACGCAGCCTACGGGCGTACCCCGACGCGGACCCCGGTGTGGTTCATGCGCCAGGCGGGCCGCTCGCTGCCCGAGTACCGGCAGGTGCGCGAAGGAATCGCTATGCTGGACTCCTGCTTCATACCGGAGCTGCTCGCAGAGATCACCCTCCAGCCGGTGCGCCGCCACGACGTTGACGCCGCGATTTTGTTCTCCGACATCGTGGTGCCGCTCAAGGCCGCCGGCGTGGATGTGGAGATTGTCCCCGGCCGCGGTCCCGTGATGGGGCAGGCGGTGCGCAGTCGGGAGGACGTCGATAAGCTGCCCGTGCTCGAGGGCGACGTCGAGGAGGTCGCGCGCGGCATCCGCATCATCCTCGACGAGCTCACCGACGCCCAGGCGCTGATCGGGTTCGTCGGCGCGCCGTTTACACTGGCCAGCTACCTCGTTGAGGGCGGGCCGTCGAAGAACCACGAGAAGACCAAGGCGATGATGCACGGCGAGCCTGAGACGTGGCACGCGCTGATGGAGAAGCTGGTGCCCACGATCGTGGCGTTCTTGCGTACGCAGGTCACCGCGGGCATCGACGCGATGCAGCTGTTCGATTCCTGGGCCGGGTTCCTCACCGAGCGCGACTACCGCGAGCACGTCCTGCCCTACTCCGTGGAGATTCTGCGCTCCGTCGAGGGCGAGATCCCGCGCATTCACTTCGGCGTGGCCACCGGCGAGCTGCTCGGCGCGATGAGCGAGGCGGGCAGCGAGGTCATGGGTGTCGATTGGCGCGTGCCGCTGGACGTGGCCGCGCGGCGTTTCGCCACACCACGGGTGCTGCAGGGCAACCTGGATCCCGCGATCCTCTTCGCCGGGCCCGAGGTGGTGCGCGGCGAGGTGCGCCGCATCAAGGAGGAGGCGGCGCGCGCGATCGAGCGTGGCGACGCCACCGGCCACATCTTCAACCTCGGCCACGGGGTGCTGCCGACGACGGACGCGGATGCGATTACCGAGGCCGTCGCGATGATCCACGAGGAGGCATAG
- a CDS encoding uroporphyrinogen-III synthase, with the protein MTLPSTTPQPGKIIFVGAGPGNPDLLTIRAREVMESNSIAVVDPDVLQGVRDVIASKLPVPQAKLKEANERYEQMCAEAREAGARRKPPRPADPTAAEIQEVGNPGAGIVEILKDGLERAGAAIERGEAGDGDVIRLVSGNPLTRDAVKEEISAVASAGLEFQVVPGMSLPSTVPSFAGIALGSTYTEADLSNEPVDWEGLAHAPQPLVLQAVAEQLPLISAELIERGFSPSTSLTVTTNGTTRLQRTFDATLETIGKIDADLEGNLVVTIGTAVDDRSKYSWWENRPLYGWRVLVPRAKEQAGPMNARLSTYGAIPQSVPTISMEPPRNPAQMDRAIKGIVEGRYQWIVFTSTNAVDAVWDKFEELGLDARSFAGVHLAAVGQKTGDALRARGMLPELIPHRTKQNAHGLVEIFPEYVEDIDPVSRVLLPRADLGTDVLVDGLVDLGWEVDDVVAYRTVRAAPPPLEVRDMIKSGGFDAVCFTSASTVKNLVGIAGKPHQRTIIAAIGPMAAAEAREQGLRVDVVPEVADVPSLVNALAEHVAGLRATGQLPPPRKKRRVRRKAAGE; encoded by the coding sequence ATGACTCTGCCCTCCACCACGCCCCAGCCGGGGAAGATCATCTTCGTTGGCGCAGGCCCGGGCAACCCAGATCTGCTGACGATCCGCGCCCGCGAGGTGATGGAGTCTAACTCTATCGCCGTCGTTGACCCCGATGTCCTTCAGGGGGTGCGTGACGTTATCGCCTCCAAGCTGCCGGTGCCGCAGGCGAAGCTCAAGGAAGCCAATGAGCGTTATGAGCAGATGTGCGCCGAGGCCCGCGAAGCCGGCGCGCGCCGCAAGCCGCCGCGCCCGGCCGACCCGACCGCCGCGGAGATCCAGGAGGTGGGCAACCCGGGCGCGGGCATCGTCGAGATCTTAAAGGACGGGCTGGAGCGCGCGGGCGCCGCGATTGAGCGCGGTGAGGCCGGCGACGGCGACGTGATCCGCCTGGTCAGCGGCAACCCGCTGACCCGCGACGCTGTGAAAGAGGAGATCTCGGCCGTGGCGTCGGCCGGGTTAGAGTTCCAGGTCGTGCCCGGCATGTCTCTGCCGTCGACGGTGCCCTCGTTTGCTGGCATCGCTCTCGGTTCGACGTACACCGAGGCGGACCTGTCGAATGAGCCCGTCGACTGGGAGGGCCTGGCCCACGCCCCGCAGCCCCTGGTGCTGCAGGCGGTGGCGGAGCAGTTGCCGCTCATCTCCGCAGAGCTCATCGAGCGCGGTTTCTCCCCCTCGACGTCGCTGACGGTGACCACGAACGGCACGACGCGCCTGCAGCGCACCTTCGACGCGACGCTGGAGACGATCGGCAAGATCGACGCCGACTTGGAGGGCAACCTGGTTGTCACCATCGGCACGGCGGTCGATGACCGCTCCAAGTACTCGTGGTGGGAAAACCGCCCCCTGTACGGCTGGCGGGTGCTGGTCCCGCGCGCGAAGGAGCAGGCAGGGCCGATGAACGCGCGGCTGTCCACCTACGGCGCGATCCCGCAGTCGGTGCCGACGATTTCCATGGAGCCGCCGCGCAACCCGGCGCAGATGGACCGCGCGATCAAGGGCATTGTTGAGGGCCGCTACCAGTGGATCGTGTTCACCTCGACGAATGCGGTGGACGCGGTGTGGGACAAGTTCGAGGAGCTCGGCCTCGACGCCCGCTCGTTCGCCGGCGTTCACCTCGCCGCCGTGGGGCAGAAGACCGGCGACGCGCTGCGCGCCCGTGGCATGCTGCCGGAGCTCATCCCGCACCGCACGAAGCAGAACGCCCACGGCCTGGTGGAGATTTTCCCCGAGTACGTCGAGGACATCGACCCCGTTTCGCGGGTGCTCTTGCCGCGCGCTGACCTCGGCACGGACGTGCTCGTCGACGGCCTGGTCGACCTCGGCTGGGAAGTCGACGATGTGGTCGCCTACCGGACCGTGCGCGCGGCGCCGCCGCCGCTCGAGGTGCGTGACATGATCAAGTCGGGAGGCTTCGACGCGGTGTGCTTCACCTCGGCCTCCACGGTGAAGAACCTCGTCGGCATCGCCGGCAAGCCCCACCAGCGCACGATCATCGCCGCGATCGGCCCGATGGCGGCCGCCGAGGCGCGCGAGCAGGGCCTGCGTGTCGACGTCGTGCCCGAGGTCGCCGACGTGCCTTCGCTTGTCAACGCCCTCGCTGAGCACGTCGCCGGCCTGCGCGCCACCGGCCAGCTGCCGCCTCCCCGCAAAAAGCGCCGCGTGCGTCGGAAGGCGGCCGGCGAGTAG
- the hemB gene encoding porphobilinogen synthase yields MRELVAETRVGASDLIYPMFYADGLDSEREISSMPGQYQHTLDSLKATAYEALEAGVRCIDLFGVPLDSDKDATGSVGWAEDGVLNRGIRALREEFGDDLVIMADTCLDEFTDHGHCGIVDEKRQVVLNDATLDCYARMAVAQARAGAHVVSPSGMMDGQVSMIRSALDAEGFTDVAIMAYSAKYASAFFGPFREAVGSSLHGDRRTYQQDPANARESLLEAQLDIDEGADFVMVKPAMAYLDVLARIAEFSPVPVAAYQVSGEYAMIQAAGRNGWVDLEATMLESLTSIKRAGADQILTYFAVDAARILR; encoded by the coding sequence ATGCGGGAGCTTGTCGCCGAGACGCGGGTGGGCGCCAGCGATCTGATTTACCCGATGTTCTACGCCGACGGCCTGGACTCCGAGCGCGAGATTTCGTCCATGCCGGGCCAATACCAGCACACGCTGGACTCCCTCAAGGCCACCGCGTACGAGGCTCTCGAAGCGGGGGTGCGCTGTATCGACCTGTTTGGCGTGCCGCTCGATTCCGACAAGGACGCCACCGGCTCGGTCGGCTGGGCCGAGGACGGGGTGCTCAACCGCGGCATCCGAGCCCTGCGCGAGGAGTTCGGCGACGACCTCGTGATCATGGCCGATACCTGCCTTGACGAGTTCACTGACCACGGCCACTGCGGGATTGTCGACGAAAAGCGCCAGGTCGTGCTTAACGACGCCACCCTCGACTGCTATGCGCGCATGGCCGTGGCCCAGGCGCGCGCCGGTGCGCACGTGGTCAGCCCCTCAGGCATGATGGACGGCCAGGTGAGCATGATCCGCAGCGCGCTCGACGCCGAGGGCTTCACCGACGTTGCGATCATGGCCTACTCCGCGAAGTACGCTTCTGCCTTCTTTGGGCCGTTTCGTGAGGCCGTGGGGTCGTCGTTACACGGCGATCGCCGCACCTACCAGCAAGATCCCGCGAACGCGCGCGAGTCCTTGCTGGAGGCGCAGCTCGATATCGATGAGGGCGCGGACTTCGTCATGGTCAAACCGGCGATGGCGTACCTCGACGTTCTGGCCCGCATCGCCGAGTTCTCCCCCGTGCCGGTGGCGGCGTACCAGGTCTCCGGCGAGTACGCGATGATTCAGGCCGCGGGCCGTAACGGCTGGGTCGATCTGGAGGCGACGATGCTGGAGTCGCTGACCTCGATCAAGCGCGCCGGCGCGGACCAGATCCTGACCTACTTCGCCGTCGACGCCGCGAGGATCCTGCGATGA
- the hemC gene encoding hydroxymethylbilane synthase produces the protein MLHIGTRGSHLATTQAGHVRDEIIAAGHDAELTIVTTPGDLSQAPVERIGVGVFTSALRDALFRGEVEIAVHSFKDLPTADEPRAHIVVPTREDNREALIARDNMQLADLPQGARVGTSAPRRISQLKAMRPDLDIRPLRGNIESRMGRVTSGELDAIVLAYAGLSRAGYGDRATQLFDATTFLPAPAQGALAVECRSDDAATRAVLDPLMDTTAALQISAERHVLATLEAGCTAPVAAHAAYDDGVLTLRAGVFALDGSRQLVETGSVRLPDVLDREAARGLGRELASTLLESGAAELMT, from the coding sequence ATGCTGCACATTGGAACCCGAGGCTCGCACCTGGCCACGACGCAGGCCGGCCACGTCCGCGACGAGATCATCGCCGCCGGCCACGACGCCGAGCTGACCATCGTGACCACGCCCGGTGACCTGTCGCAGGCCCCGGTCGAGCGTATCGGCGTAGGCGTGTTCACCTCCGCCCTGCGCGACGCGCTGTTCCGCGGCGAGGTCGAGATCGCGGTCCACTCGTTCAAGGACCTGCCCACGGCCGACGAGCCCCGCGCCCACATTGTGGTCCCGACCCGCGAGGACAACCGCGAGGCGCTGATTGCCCGCGACAACATGCAGCTTGCCGACCTCCCGCAGGGTGCGCGCGTGGGCACCTCCGCACCGCGGCGCATCTCCCAGCTCAAGGCGATGCGCCCCGACTTGGACATCCGCCCGCTGCGCGGCAACATCGAATCCCGCATGGGGCGAGTCACCAGCGGCGAGCTCGACGCCATCGTGCTCGCCTACGCGGGCCTGTCGCGCGCCGGCTACGGTGATCGCGCCACGCAGCTTTTCGACGCCACCACGTTCCTGCCCGCCCCTGCCCAGGGAGCTCTCGCCGTGGAGTGCCGCAGTGACGACGCCGCAACGCGCGCGGTGCTCGACCCGCTGATGGACACCACCGCCGCGCTGCAGATCTCCGCGGAGCGCCACGTGTTGGCCACCCTCGAGGCCGGGTGCACGGCGCCGGTCGCCGCGCACGCCGCGTACGACGACGGTGTGCTGACGCTGCGCGCCGGGGTGTTCGCCCTCGACGGCTCGCGCCAGCTGGTGGAAACGGGCTCGGTCCGCCTCCCGGATGTGCTTGACCGCGAGGCGGCGCGGGGGCTCGGGCGAGAGCTCGCCTCGACGCTCCTTGAGTCGGGCGCGGCCGAGCTCATGACGTAG